DNA sequence from the Rhizobium lusitanum genome:
ATTCGCCGGAGACTGAAAAGCACGCCGGCACCGACGGCATGACGATCGCCGAGCTCTGCGGCGCGGCAATCACGCTGAGCGACAACACTGCCGGTAATCTGCTGCTCGACAGCTTCGGTGGACCGGCGGCGCTGACGGCATGGCTGCGCACCACCGGCGACACGGAAACCCGGCTCGACCGCAAGGAGCCCGATGTCAATCAGGCGGTCAAGGACGACCCACGGGATACGACGACGCCCGATTCCATGCTGGATACGATCGGGCTTCTGACGCTCGGCAACACGCTGTCGGAGGCCTCCAGGGATCAATTGTCGAACTGGCTCGTCGGCAATACCACCGGCAATGGCCGCCTGCGCGCCGGCCTGCCGAAGGAATGGAAGGTCGGCGATAAGACCGGCACCGGTGAGAACGGTTCCTATGCCGACATCGCCATCATCTGGCCGCCCGAGCGCGGCCCCATCCTCGTTGTAACCTATGTTGGCGAAGCGACCGCTCCTGCGAAAGATATCGAAGATGTCTTCGCTTCAGTCGGCAAGATCGTCGCGGGCATGGTGGTGTGAAATAGTAGCGTTCTGAAATGAAATCGACAAATCAGGGCGATACGGTCGCGATGTGAATCAGGATCGCATCGCCTTCATGTTGTTTGAGAAGTTCAGACGATGAAT
Encoded proteins:
- the bla gene encoding class A beta-lactamase, producing MPTLLTRRRLLAGSALLLPAITFGPQVLFAQDASANKSPDATAPAPGTSDAPDSSATPDDDDGMDGIQGADNSQVTEDADKQLADLEKKTGGRLGVSVLDTETNISLGYREAERFALCSSYKALAVGFVLARVDQGVEKLDRRVTYGKDVVVTYSPETEKHAGTDGMTIAELCGAAITLSDNTAGNLLLDSFGGPAALTAWLRTTGDTETRLDRKEPDVNQAVKDDPRDTTTPDSMLDTIGLLTLGNTLSEASRDQLSNWLVGNTTGNGRLRAGLPKEWKVGDKTGTGENGSYADIAIIWPPERGPILVVTYVGEATAPAKDIEDVFASVGKIVAGMVV